Below is a genomic region from Penaeus monodon isolate SGIC_2016 chromosome 33, NSTDA_Pmon_1, whole genome shotgun sequence.
GCAACAAATTGAAAGTTAGGACCCTATTAATTTAGCATGATAGTGACGGCAATAACCGTATCAATAACAGTAACTACATGTACATAATGCAATGATAAATCCTGAATATcctaattttgtttaattttatatcaatGTCAGTAGATTTAATGGCAATAACATTAGTGCTGAACTGACAAAATTCGATTACCATAACGACAAAAGTAAGTCAATGATTGAGATACTGACAATGATTTAGGTAACTGAGTCACGGCAATTAAAATGTTGGTTATTATATTAGCAAAAAGCCGTCCTAATTGTAATTACAGCAACTGCATCAGTTATACCATCATCGTAAATTATAGCAGTAAAGATGAGGGTACTATGGTGAACGCAATCTGCGGCTCTGATCGTCCAGCCGCGGATTACTCTGTCGGCGGACGCCGTTGGAACAGAAGTCGATCGGTCGCCCAGCGTCATGCAAAATGTTTATGTTCGATAGTTCTCCCTGCGTGAAATATGgaggatattatataaatattctagaGATTTACTTATCTCCAAAATCATATGAGGAACCGGTAACAGGCAAAAGCCTTTTTGCATCTGTGTTGTTTTGTGTCCTCACCTTGGCTTGTTGGACACCAAGGATAAATGCAACTTCACGCCTTTTCACTGGCTCACGTAAGTGCAATTGCATGCGTATTGGAAGTGACCGGAGGCGTGATAAGAATCCCGCCAGACGGACAGACGGAACACGGTACACGCCCCCGACCGATAACACCATTACCATTTTCCAAGAACGTTTACAGGATACCCGTGACGTAGATGCCCATAGCCACACGTCATATAAAATTGACACGAATGGATATATAAGGTCGGCGCTGGCGCTTCTGCTCACAACTCCACTGGTCTTCGCACCACAAGCTACAAACAATTGCTCCTCATCCCTAGCAAACGCAGCAGCCATGGCGAGCCACAGCCAACTGAAGACGAGTGTCACGTTCCTGAGCTGCGCAGTCCTGGTGTTCCTGGCCTCGCTGTCTTGCTCGCTGCCTGTGGACTCCACGTCCTCGGATCAGGCAGTCATTGTCAACGGCACCCAAGTCGCCATTGCAGCCATGGCCGACGTCTTCGTGTACTGCAGGGCACACGTGTCCACCACGGACGACCTACACCACTACAGACTGGAGTGGCACGACTCTCAAGCACCAATTCCCTCGTGGAATAGCAATGTGGGCGTCTTTTCTCTGGGCAGCGGCACCCACGTGCCTCGCTCGTACCTCGTCTTCCACAACTTCATCGGCACCAACAACGCTGGGACTTACACCTGCAAACTGTTCAAGGGAAACGACCTCGTCAGCTCCTCCGCCGTCACTGTCTCGGCCCGATAGTCATTAGACATCGGTTTACTGAATCTCATAAGCATATCTATTAAAagctatttatatcatatttatctttctctacaACTTATGTTTTACCTATTTATTGTAAAGTCTAAGTGTTAAACAAAACaccattaaatataataatttagtgACCCTataacttctcttcctcttcctacctctaATTNNNNNNNNNNNNNNNNNNNNNNNNNNNNNNNNNNNNNNNNNNNNNNNNNNNNNNNNNNNNNNNNNNNNNNNNNNNNNNNNNNNNNNNNNNNNNNNNNNNNNNNNNNNNNCGCNNNNNNNNNNNNNNNNNNNNNNNNNNNNNNNNNNNNNNNNNNNNNNNNNNNNNNNNNNNNNNNNNNNNNNNNNNNNNNNNNNNNNNNNNNNNNNNNNNNNNNNNNNNNNNNNNNNNNNNNNNNNNNNNNNNNNNNNNNNNNNNNNNNNNNNNNNNNNNNNNNNNNNNNNNNNNNNNNNNNNNNNNNNNNNNNNNNNNNNNNNNNNNNNNNNNNNNTCCTTTTCCGTtaatgtgataattattattccaCACAAGGAGAACGAAGATAAGCTATTTGACCCTGTCTTTTTGACGCCATAAGAGGCTCACGCAGTCACGTATCCCGGAGATGCGTGCGACATCAGCAGATAACAAGGAATCAGACCGGTGATTTGTATGATTTCGATAATCACTTTATATCAGTTAGAAGGAgcataatcattcttattcataccgtTTTCTCTGTTTGTCGCATTGGACACCGTTCACAGAAACagtgctatgtttttttttttttaattgactaAAATTATTACTCCAATAGCAATAGCATACGTAAGGAGCGATGAGAACTGTAATTTTGACGATGATAGTTTTGATGGTAGAATAGCCATGGTGATACCGGTATCAATAGCAGCACTAGTTGGCCATTATAAGGAGTTCCGAAGTCTCTCAACTCCGGAGGGGAAGCTCGTATGAGGGACTCGATTTCGGCTCAGCTCTTGGCTGCGTCCGACACGAGGCTCCTCTTTCTGGACAACACAGGACATTTCCCCTCTGCCGTATGCCTGCGAGAAGGACACACAAGGCAGTAGACCCAGAACGCTGGATCCGATGAGCCTTAGCTTTTTAGTAGACAACCTTGTGCTTCACTCTGCTTGGGTCTTTTCATTCAAAGATTTAGAGTCCACTTCTTGAAGGTTGCCAATGTTCCGTGTCTTCCTCAGATGCACCAGAAATAATACGCCCAGAAGTTACGTGAAGTGTATGGAGATCAGTCTGTTTTAGTGAACTGTTTTCACTCTTGCTTTGCCGTTGGAATATCCTTGCTTCATCTTCTGTGACAGACGTCCACTTTACTTCATCTTGTAAAACCCTCAGTGTTGCTGGTTTTCCGGATATGAACGTAGCCAGTGGCTCTATCGGCCTCAGATACAAATGCACATTCTTTACAAATTTTATATGAATCTGAGCAAGACTTTGTGTTCTGAAgttttatattcatgataataatgtggcaacagtaattgtgataataaagataagtgcAGCAACACGTCACTCGCTATTCCTTGTCATCGGAAGTGCAGTGCAACACCACTGTGTTTCAAACTTGCTATGGAGTCTTTCAAGTAGACATAATATTGATACTGAATGTTATACCGTACGTTTTGGCTCGAATTCTCTTAAGTATTTCGGGTGTATACGAAGCGTCATGAACACCATTCAAGAGTTCTGGTGACCTTCAATAGTCGTCACTGACACCCAGATCGGGCGCGGAATTTGCAAACNNNNNNNNNNNNNNNNNNNNNNNNNNNNNNNNNNNNNNATCGTGTCTTCGCTCATCATAAACTTGTGCAAAAGGAAGTGTAAATTCTACAATAGAGACATCAGCATCAAATATATTTCTATACGTGattccataatgatgataaattgtgctactactactaagagGACAGCAATGATGGCAATTATGTTAAACTAAAAATGGTATAAGAACAAAatatcatacagacatacaaacataacgCGCAAACCAATATATGAAGACGCACATGCATACCAGTACGCACACACTTATGAACAGTTTCTGGTAGAGTAGCGGCTATCAGTGAATAGACTTAGGTGATAAGAAGTACCAAACTCAGATTTCTTATCTAAGGTATATTTATAGAAGCTAAAtccataataacattaattacttGCAGTTTCCGTCAATGCCAAGATCGACTTACAGACGATAAGTCAAATACTTAAGCATAAATGAGCTTTATACAACATACAGGGATACTCACATTCtcaaaagtgcacacacacacacaaaaagcgtAGAGTTTTAGCCAAGGAACCTCGTGAGAGGAGCCTTGGAAAGAGAATTTCCATAAATCCGGCTCGTGGAagcgaataagaataaaaaagacagagcATTATTAATAGAAAAGCTTTAGTAATTCTGAAATAGATAGCCAAAGTTATTGACACTAATATCGAAATTAAGACTATAACAGCAGTGACAGGAAATTgtcaggaaaaataataaaacagtaagtGATAATTGTGTTGATGTTCTACCGGAAATCTCGGGGTCATGCTTCTGAAAACTGACGAAAAAGGTATGAAAAgagttggtttgtgtgtgtatgtagtcacTTCATAGATCTGAAGTACATTACAAATATCACCTGAAACAAAACANNNNNNNNNNNNNNNNNNNNNNNNNNNNNNNNNNNNNNNNNNNNNNNNNNNNNNNNNGCGAGGCATTACCTGTAGGGAAGATATGATTTGCGATAAGGATGATCTTTGGAGACACAGGACACGTCCACCCCAGATAACGCAAACGTATTTTTAAAGACCGTTCTTCCCAGAACGTTTACAGGATACCAGTAATGTTTGAGGCCAGGTCAAAATGTTTATGTGAGgtcaacatgatatatataaggagagacaTTTAAACTTCAGTCCATTACTCCTGATCATCTAGCTGCACCAGCTAGCGGTCTACAGAAAGCAACACTTGCAATCCATTTCCAAAGCATAACACCCATGGCGAACCACAGCCAAATGAAGACGAGTGTCACGTTCCTGAGCTGCGCAGTCCTGGTGTTCCTGGCCTCGCTGTCTTGCTCGCTGCCTGTGGACTCCACGTCCTCGGATCAGGCAGTCATTGTCAACGGCACCCAAGTCGCCATTGCAGCCATGGCCGACGTCTTCGTGTACTGCAGGGCACACGTGTCCACCACGGACGACCTGCACCACTACAGACTGGAGTGGCACGACTCTCAAGCACCAATTCCCTCGTGGAATAGCAATGTGGGCGTCTTTTCTCTGGGCAGCGGCACCCACGTGCCTCACTCGTACCTCGTCTTCCACAACTTCATCGGCACCAACAACGCTGGGAATTACACCTGCAAACTGTTCCAGGGAAACGACTTCGTCAGCTCCTCCGCCGTCACTGTCTCGGCCCGATAGTCATTATACATCGGTTTACTGAATCTCAAGATATTAATTAgcaacttttatattatatttattttctatagcttgtgttttactcatttatttgctAAGAAGTCTATGTATTGAATACAGCACAATATGTAATTCTTCAATGAGCCTAtaacctctcttttctcccccgtcctctctcctctgtgtgtgcgtgtactcaCATGTAGACCNNNNNNNNNNNNNNNNNNNNNNNNNNNNNNNNNNNNNNNNNNNNNNNNNNNNNNNNNNNNNNNNNNNNNNNNNAGGgagcaatgaaataaaaagagggctacttttcttaatttttatttaNNNNNNNNNNNNNNNNNNNNNNNNNNNNNNNNNNNNNNNNNNNNNNNNNNNNNNNNNNNNNNNNNNNNNNNNNNNNNNNNNNNNNNNNNNNNNNNNNNNNNNNNNNNNNNNNNNNNNNNNNNNNNNNNNNNNNNNNNNNNNNNNNNNNNNNNNNNNNNNNNNNNNNNNNNNNNNNNNNNNNNtcctttgtttttttctctaactttctGTACTTCCATTGTTCTTTATGTGGTCCATGCTCGCTTAAAGTTCGAATCTNNNNNNNNNNNNNNNNNNNNNNNNNNNNNNNNNNNNNNNNNNNNNNNNNNNNNNNNNNNNNNNNNNNNNNNNNNNNNNNNNNNNNNNNNNNNNNNNNNNNNNNNNNNNNNNNNNNNNNNNNNNNNNNNNNNNNNNNNNNNNNNNNNNNNNNNNNNNNNNNNNNNNNNNNNNNNNNNNNNNNNNNACGATTTATGAATCTTTGTATATGGATTTCATGTCAACAGGTTTAACAGGTTTCAACTATGGGCGCTTGAAGGGCACATATGACCGATGNNNNNNNNNNNNNNNNNNNNNNNNNNNNNNNNNNNNNNNNNTGGCTNNNNNNNNNNNNNNNNNNNNNNNNNNNNNNNNNNNNNNNNNNNNNNNNNNNNNNNNNNNNNNNNNNNNNNNNNNNNNNNNNNNNNNNNNNNNNNNNNNNNNNNNNNNNNNNNNNNNNNNNNNNNNNNNNNNNNNNNNNNNNNNNNNNNNNNNNNNNNNNNNNNNNNNNNNNNNNNNNNNNNNNNNNNNNNNNNNNNNNCNNNNNNNNNNNNNNNNNNNNNNNNNNNNNNNNNNNNNNNNNNNNNNNNNNNNNNNNNNNNNNNTTACAGGAACTAGAAAATTACCCTGGTGTGTGAGATTCTGACATGTGACTTCATACACTATAGACATAGGAAGGTTTATGAATAAATCATCAGCAGCAATATATGTGCAATACTAAAAGACACTAGACCAAAGGATGGACCTGAG
It encodes:
- the LOC119594355 gene encoding uncharacterized protein LOC119594355; translated protein: MLLKTDEKAAPASGLQKATLAIHFQSITPMANHSQMKTSVTFLSCAVLVFLASLSCSLPVDSTSSDQAVIVNGTQVAIAAMADVFVYCRAHVSTTDDLHHYRLEWHDSQAPIPSWNSNVGVFSLGSGTHVPHSYLVFHNFIGTNNAGNYTCKLFQGNDFVSSSAVTVSAR
- the LOC119593937 gene encoding uncharacterized protein LOC119593937; amino-acid sequence: MASHSQLKTSVTFLSCAVLVFLASLSCSLPVDSTSSDQAVIVNGTQVAIAAMADVFVYCRAHVSTTDDLHHYRLEWHDSQAPIPSWNSNVGVFSLGSGTHVPRSYLVFHNFIGTNNAGTYTCKLFKGNDLVSSSAVTVSAR